A genomic stretch from Desulfonatronospira thiodismutans ASO3-1 includes:
- a CDS encoding YheT family hydrolase, translating into MPVLPSPGYTPVHLFRNGHVHTVYPALFRPVPHTDPDRERIDTPDGDFLDIDWHMSRRSDKRTAVVISHGLEGNSRKKYPLGMARHLTRLGMDAVCMNFRGCSGTPNRLPRLYHSGVTDDLDTVIHHVIRQGYENVFLVGFSMGGNQLLKYLGEDPGQVPCQVRAACSFSVPCDLSASSARLDSTVSRIYVMHFMRSLRAKIRLKAKMFPGIFDAKGLNITWSFHDFDNRYTAPLNGFRDAEDYYARASCLQFLKNIRVPSLLVQAGDDPFLTPSCFPLEQASKNDHLFLEIPEYGGHVGFHLPNRENIYWSEYRAGEFLLEKKQP; encoded by the coding sequence ATGCCAGTTTTGCCAAGCCCCGGATACACACCTGTTCACCTGTTTAGAAACGGCCATGTCCACACTGTATATCCCGCCCTGTTTCGCCCTGTACCGCACACTGATCCTGACCGGGAAAGAATAGACACTCCGGATGGGGATTTCCTGGATATTGACTGGCATATGAGCCGGCGCTCAGATAAAAGGACGGCCGTGGTCATAAGTCATGGCCTGGAAGGAAATTCGCGCAAAAAATATCCTCTGGGCATGGCCAGACATCTTACCCGGCTGGGAATGGACGCGGTGTGCATGAATTTCCGGGGCTGTTCGGGCACTCCCAACCGTCTGCCCCGCCTGTATCACAGTGGCGTGACTGATGACCTGGACACGGTAATCCACCATGTAATCAGGCAGGGATATGAAAATGTTTTCCTTGTGGGTTTCAGCATGGGAGGCAATCAACTGCTCAAGTATCTGGGCGAAGATCCCGGGCAGGTCCCTTGCCAGGTCCGGGCAGCCTGCTCCTTTTCCGTGCCATGCGATTTATCCGCATCATCTGCCAGGCTGGACTCAACCGTAAGCCGCATTTATGTCATGCATTTCATGCGCAGTCTCAGGGCGAAGATACGTCTGAAGGCAAAGATGTTCCCCGGGATTTTTGATGCAAAGGGCCTGAATATTACATGGAGTTTTCACGATTTCGACAACCGTTACACAGCGCCCCTGAACGGGTTCCGGGACGCGGAAGACTACTATGCCAGGGCGTCCTGCCTGCAGTTTTTGAAAAACATCCGTGTTCCAAGCCTTTTGGTCCAGGCCGGGGACGATCCCTTTCTGACTCCTTCCTGTTTTCCCCTGGAACAGGCCTCGAAAAATGATCATCTTTTTCTGGAAATCCCTGAGTACGGCGGGCATGTGGGCTTTCACCTTCCAAACAGAGAGAACATCTACTGGTCGGAGTACAGGGCAGGAGAGTTTCTGCTTGAGAAGAAGCAACCCTGA
- a CDS encoding 4Fe-4S double cluster binding domain-containing protein — MQKSPLPNAKPLHDAARYWGADLVAVADTSRLEGIETDPSDLLQGYPRAVSIAVHLADGIMDHITSRPTPLYARHYQNVNALLDHIAIRISGLLQSWGGKALPVPASHILSEERFTAAISHKAVAIQAGLGWQGKPTILVTPQFGPRVRLTTVLTDLVLPAGKPIKNKCAKCTYCVEACPAGAIKNASTALHYDLRSEALDLDACVGQLRSNEQEKHIPPYLCGVCVSACPWGRPKGSEKR; from the coding sequence ATGCAAAAATCACCTCTCCCCAACGCAAAGCCCCTTCATGACGCAGCCCGGTACTGGGGAGCCGATCTGGTGGCTGTGGCGGACACATCACGTCTGGAAGGCATCGAAACGGATCCTTCGGATCTCCTGCAGGGTTACCCCCGGGCAGTCTCCATAGCAGTGCACCTGGCAGACGGGATCATGGACCACATCACCAGCAGGCCCACGCCGCTCTATGCCAGGCATTACCAGAACGTCAACGCCCTTCTTGATCATATTGCCATCCGCATCTCAGGCCTGCTGCAGTCCTGGGGTGGAAAGGCCCTGCCTGTCCCGGCCAGCCATATCCTGAGTGAAGAACGCTTTACAGCTGCCATATCGCACAAGGCCGTGGCCATTCAGGCGGGACTGGGCTGGCAGGGCAAACCTACGATTCTGGTTACTCCTCAGTTCGGCCCCAGGGTGCGCCTGACAACCGTGCTCACAGACCTGGTCCTGCCTGCGGGTAAGCCCATCAAGAATAAATGCGCCAAGTGCACTTACTGTGTGGAGGCCTGCCCTGCCGGGGCGATTAAAAATGCTTCTACGGCTTTGCACTATGACTTGCGTTCAGAGGCCCTTGATCTTGATGCCTGCGTTGGACAGCTCCGCAGCAATGAGCAGGAAAAGCACATCCCTCCATATCTCTGCGGCGTATGTGTCTCGGCCTGCCCGTGGGGCAGACCCAAAGGATCTGAAAAGCGCTGA
- a CDS encoding DUF2283 domain-containing protein, producing MKIDYDSKYDLMNIEFLPGEPIVDSLEINGVVIDYGKDGKIVSIEIIDASERTQKGPLGKLDCNSSGGRYANLPVFQAGNALLGIFYSSKPCVRSTREKPEGFPCLRRFFWHGQLRCTSQ from the coding sequence ATGAAGATTGATTATGATTCAAAGTACGATCTGATGAATATAGAATTCCTCCCTGGGGAGCCCATTGTGGATTCTTTAGAGATTAACGGAGTTGTTATTGATTACGGCAAAGATGGCAAAATTGTATCCATAGAGATAATTGATGCCTCTGAGAGGACTCAAAAAGGACCGCTGGGAAAGCTGGATTGTAACTCTTCAGGGGGGAGATATGCCAATTTGCCTGTCTTCCAGGCGGGTAATGCCTTGCTGGGGATCTTTTATTCTTCAAAACCGTGTGTGCGGAGCACCCGTGAGAAGCCTGAAGGCTTCCCGTGCCTAAGAAGATTTTTTTGGCACGGGCAACTTCGTTGCACATCCCAGTGA